A single region of the Pyxidicoccus trucidator genome encodes:
- a CDS encoding DUF1592 domain-containing protein — MTPRLRTRRSWQWLAGAGSALLLAGCNGDKLPQARVLPGEDGPGAETPPPPDTQQPVDECKNAVKDPGRVTLHRLNRAEYDATVRDLLGDTTQPGRGFPADDHGYGFDNNADVLSMSPLLMEKYSTAAEKLVDAAWSRGAFATCALGVANPEPCARDILSRFARRAWRRPVTPDEVDRLVAFVALATRHGDKAEAGVKLALRSVLVSPNFLFRIEKDPDPASSAPHRLNDFELASRLSYFLWSSMPDEDLLAAAEAGKLDSPEELEAQVRRMLKDPKAQALVENFAGQWLYTRALDSAEPDKTLYGAFSEDLRTAMRQETQLVFREFITGDHKLRDLVDAPFTYVNDTLATHYGLPPPGSRTPVRVELSTHRERQGVFGHGSLLTVTSNSDRTSPVQRGVWVLEQMLCSAPPPPPPDVENLPPPIEPNMTMRERMALHRSQPQCQGCHRMMDPLGLALENYDPIGRWRLQEVSGAPVDATGELPNGTVLRGSEDMRRFVKDDPKLPACLTEHLLTYALGRGMSREDECAVREIAASAEASGGRLSDYILSIVLSDHFTMRRGETEAQQP, encoded by the coding sequence GTGACACCCAGGCTTCGAACAAGAAGGAGCTGGCAATGGCTGGCGGGCGCGGGCTCCGCGCTGCTGCTCGCCGGCTGCAATGGCGACAAGCTTCCCCAGGCGCGGGTGCTTCCCGGGGAGGACGGGCCCGGTGCGGAGACACCACCACCGCCCGATACGCAGCAACCGGTCGACGAGTGCAAGAACGCGGTAAAAGACCCGGGCCGCGTCACCCTGCACCGCCTCAACCGCGCCGAGTACGACGCCACCGTGCGAGACTTGCTGGGCGACACCACCCAGCCCGGCCGCGGCTTCCCGGCGGACGACCACGGCTACGGCTTCGACAACAACGCGGACGTGCTCAGCATGTCCCCGCTGCTGATGGAGAAGTACTCCACCGCGGCGGAGAAGCTCGTGGACGCGGCCTGGAGCCGGGGCGCCTTCGCCACGTGCGCGCTGGGCGTGGCCAACCCGGAGCCCTGCGCGCGAGACATCCTCTCCCGCTTCGCCCGCCGCGCCTGGCGCCGGCCGGTGACGCCGGACGAGGTGGACCGGCTGGTGGCCTTCGTCGCGCTGGCGACGCGGCACGGAGACAAGGCCGAGGCAGGCGTGAAGCTGGCGCTGCGCTCGGTGCTGGTGTCTCCCAACTTCCTCTTCCGCATCGAGAAGGACCCGGACCCGGCGTCCTCCGCGCCGCACCGGCTCAATGACTTCGAGCTGGCCAGCCGGCTCTCCTACTTCCTCTGGAGCAGCATGCCCGACGAGGACCTCCTGGCCGCCGCCGAGGCGGGGAAGCTGGACAGCCCCGAGGAGCTGGAGGCCCAGGTGCGCCGCATGCTCAAGGACCCCAAGGCCCAGGCCCTGGTGGAGAACTTCGCCGGCCAGTGGCTCTACACGCGCGCGCTGGACTCGGCCGAGCCGGACAAGACGCTCTACGGTGCCTTCAGCGAAGACCTGCGCACGGCCATGCGCCAGGAGACGCAGCTCGTCTTCCGCGAGTTCATCACCGGCGACCACAAGCTGAGAGACCTGGTCGACGCGCCCTTCACGTATGTGAATGACACACTGGCCACGCACTACGGGCTACCGCCGCCGGGCAGCCGCACGCCCGTCCGCGTGGAGCTCTCCACCCACCGCGAGCGTCAGGGCGTGTTCGGCCATGGCTCGCTGCTCACCGTCACCTCCAACTCGGACCGCACCTCGCCGGTGCAGCGCGGCGTGTGGGTGCTGGAGCAGATGCTGTGCTCCGCGCCGCCGCCTCCGCCTCCGGACGTGGAGAACCTGCCGCCGCCCATTGAGCCGAACATGACGATGCGGGAGCGGATGGCGCTGCACCGCAGCCAGCCGCAGTGCCAGGGCTGCCACCGGATGATGGACCCGCTGGGCCTGGCGCTGGAGAACTACGACCCCATCGGCCGCTGGCGGCTGCAGGAGGTCAGCGGAGCGCCGGTGGACGCCACGGGCGAGCTGCCCAACGGCACCGTCCTGCGAGGCAGTGAGGACATGCGACGCTTCGTGAAGGACGACCCGAAGCTGCCCGCGTGCCTCACCGAGCACCTGCTCACCTACGCGCTCGGCCGGGGCATGTCCCGGGAAGACGAGTGCGCGGTGAGGGAAATCGCCGCCTCGGCGGAAGCCAGCGGCGGCCGACTCAGTGACTACATCCTCAGCATCGTCCTCAGCGACCACTTCACCATGCGGCGCGGCGAGACGGAGGCCCAGCAGCCATGA